A genome region from Solanum pennellii chromosome 12, SPENNV200 includes the following:
- the LOC107005883 gene encoding zeatin O-glucosyltransferase-like produces MSTNSSNNVVHLDEVIVAMVPFPDFSHLNQLFVLARFIASHNIPVHFICLADRNQDLKHRVQGGLSASNIHFHDLLVPSSLDAGNGLPSIVIFMKKLVEPIRRTCIDISTNAKRLVIIHDSIMMDHIRDAHSLIPNVESYKFHAISAFAIYSGLRQSIDHLVVDDDDDDDDHEKMIKQMHDEFPLLDRCCGPYAAALVRKEHEWKLNSGNIMNSCREVESKYLDLLAHTTDRQYWAVGPLHMLLESRDSSNMTKNECIEFLDKQDVNSVIYVSFGTTTTLTQEQVNELALGLEQSNCSFIWVLRQADKKMETENFEENDEKIELPIGFEDRVDGRGLVVKNWAPQLEILGHTSTGGFLSHCGWNSCLESISMGVPLAAWPINYDQPFNAVFVTNLLKIATSVRSWARREELVTASTIEKAVNKLMGTTEGIEMRQRAVELSNKIKNSVSRGGDARKEIESFISCIIK; encoded by the coding sequence aTGTCTACAAACTCATCAAACAATGTTGTTCACCTTGATGAAGTGATTGTAGCCATGGTGCCATTTCCTGATTTTAGCCATCTCAATCAGCTCTTCGTTCTTGCTCGTTTCATCGCTTCTCATAATATACCAGTACACTTCATCTGCCTTGCTGATCGTAACCAAGATTTGAAACATCGCGTCCAAGGTGGTCTATCTGCCTCAAACATCCATTTTCATGACCTTTTGGTACCTTCTTCTCTTGACGCGGGTAATGGTTTGCCTTCGAttgttatatttatgaaaaagcTCGTCGAGCCTATAAGAAGAACGTGTATTGATATCTCTACCAACGCGAAGAGATTGGTTATAATTCATGATTCCATAATGATGGATCATATAAGGGATGCTCATTCATTGATCCCGAACGTGGAGTCTTATAAGTTCCACGCCATTTCAGCTTTTGCAATATACTCTGGGCTCCGACAAAGTATTGATCACTtagttgttgatgatgatgatgatgatgatgatcatgaAAAAATGATCAAACAAATGCACGATGAATTTCCGTTGTTGGATAGATGTTGTGGACCTTATGCAGCCGCGTTAGTTAGAAAAGAACACGAATGGAAGCTCAACTCCGGAAATATCATGAACTCGTGCAGAGAAGTCGAAAGTAAGTACCTGGATTTACTTGCACATACAACAGACAGGCAGTATTGGGCTGTTGGTCCACTTCATATGTTGCTAGAATCACGCGACTCTAGCAACATGACGAAGAATGAATGTATAGAATTTCTAGACAAGCAAGACGTTAACTCAGTAATATACGTCTCGTTTGGAACGACTACTACTTTAACACAAGAGCAAGTCAATGAGCTCGCGCTTGGTTTAGAACAGAGCAATTGTAGCTTCATTTGGGTACTAAGACAAGCAGATAAAAAGATGGAAACTGAAAATTTTGAAGAGAATGATGAGAAGATTGAATTGCCAATAGGGTTTGAAGATCGAGTGGACGGAAGAGGACTAGTGGTGAAAAATTGGGCACCACAATTGGAAATCTTGGGACATACATCGACAGGCGGGTTTTTGAGTCACTGTGGATGGAATTCTTGTCTCGAGAGCATTAGCATGGGAGTGCCTTTAGCAGCTTGGCCAATTAATTACGATCAACCATTTAACGCTGTTTTTGTAACCAACTTGCTGAAGATTGCAACATCTGTTAGGAGTTGGGCACGTCGAGAGGAATTAGTGACAGCATCAACCATTGAGAAAGCTGTCAACAAGTTGATGGGAACGACAGAAGGGATCGAAATGAGGCAAAGGGCAGTAGAGTTGAGCAATAAGATCAAGAATTCTGTTAGCCGCGGAGGAGATGCACGCAAGGAAATTGAATCTTTCATATCCTGTATCATCAAATAA